In Rahnella sikkimica, the following are encoded in one genomic region:
- a CDS encoding restriction endonuclease subunit S, with translation MVDLMVDERQSGMAGKGGPAGWLQCNLGDVLTLQRGFDLPQRLRKEGDIPIISSSGESGWHDRAIVSPPGIVTGRYGTIGEVFLIDRPFWPLNTTLYVREFKGITPSYAYFLLKTVDFQSHSGKSGVPGVNRNDIHQENILLPPIKEQIAISDILSNVDELISVLERLLAKKQVIKIATMQQLLTGKTRLPKFALQEDGTVKECKESELGEIPEDWDISTYGEVFSFLSTSTNARSDLSETGEYGYIHYGDIHTKWNNNMNVENNTIPRISSDLVSSSFIEDGDLIMADASEDYTGIGKSIEIQGVRDNKIVSGLHTYLLRDVNNIFVDGFRGYLHCIRAVKANIDRLATGMKVFGVSKNNLKTISIPVPPKEEQTAIAAILSDMDKDIQTLQQRLDKIRQLKQGMMQELLTGKTRLI, from the coding sequence ATGGTGGATTTAATGGTAGATGAACGGCAGTCGGGAATGGCTGGGAAAGGGGGGCCTGCGGGTTGGCTCCAGTGCAACCTGGGGGATGTACTGACCTTACAACGTGGTTTTGATTTGCCTCAACGTTTAAGAAAAGAAGGTGACATTCCCATTATTTCTTCATCTGGAGAAAGCGGATGGCATGACCGAGCTATCGTTTCACCGCCGGGTATAGTGACAGGGCGATACGGTACTATTGGCGAAGTATTTTTAATTGATAGGCCTTTTTGGCCGCTCAACACAACGCTTTATGTCCGTGAATTCAAAGGTATTACTCCCTCTTATGCATACTTTTTACTTAAGACGGTGGATTTCCAGTCTCACAGCGGTAAAAGCGGTGTGCCGGGTGTTAACCGTAATGATATACACCAAGAAAATATTCTATTACCTCCGATAAAAGAGCAAATCGCAATATCTGACATTTTGTCAAATGTTGATGAGTTAATTAGTGTCTTAGAAAGATTACTTGCCAAAAAACAGGTCATCAAAATTGCTACTATGCAGCAACTACTGACGGGTAAAACCCGTTTACCAAAGTTTGCATTGCAGGAAGATGGTACTGTTAAGGAATGCAAAGAAAGTGAATTAGGAGAAATACCCGAAGACTGGGATATTTCAACCTATGGTGAGGTATTCTCATTTCTGTCCACATCAACAAATGCAAGAAGCGATCTTTCTGAGACCGGAGAGTACGGATATATTCATTATGGTGACATTCATACAAAGTGGAATAACAATATGAATGTAGAGAATAATACTATCCCCAGAATATCAAGCGATTTGGTATCTTCTTCGTTTATCGAAGATGGTGATCTTATTATGGCTGACGCCTCAGAAGACTATACTGGCATAGGGAAAAGCATTGAAATTCAAGGTGTAAGGGATAATAAAATAGTTTCGGGATTACATACCTATTTATTACGTGATGTGAACAATATATTTGTAGACGGTTTCCGGGGCTACCTGCATTGCATTCGTGCCGTTAAAGCTAACATTGACCGACTGGCAACTGGTATGAAAGTCTTTGGGGTATCGAAGAACAACCTGAAAACAATCTCTATCCCTGTTCCTCCAAAAGAAGAACAAACCGCCATCGCCGCCATCCTCTCCGATATGGACAAGGACATTCAGACTCTGCAACAGCGTCTGGACAAAATCCGCCAACTTAAACAGGGGATGATGCAGGAACTGTTAACCGGGAAAACCCGCTTAATATAG
- the darT gene encoding type II toxin-antitoxin system toxin DNA ADP-ribosyl transferase DarT: protein MAYDYSANLNPEKALIWRIVHRDNIPWILDNGLHCGNSPVQAENWINIGNPELIDKRAGHLVPTGTGGTLHDYVPFYFTPFSPMLMNIRSGRGGIKQRPNEEIVILVSSLRHLAAQKVPFVFTDSHAYYNLANYYTDLNNLHRIDWPILQARDFRRDQDDLGKFERYQAEALIWKHCPITLLGGMICYNDGVRLQLEQWMSQRNLSMPVHTRAGWYFS, encoded by the coding sequence ATGGCTTATGACTACAGCGCTAATCTCAACCCCGAAAAAGCCCTGATCTGGCGCATTGTCCATCGGGACAATATCCCGTGGATCCTGGACAACGGTCTGCACTGTGGCAACAGTCCGGTGCAGGCGGAAAACTGGATTAATATCGGTAACCCGGAGCTTATCGACAAACGTGCCGGACATCTGGTACCTACCGGAACGGGAGGGACGCTGCATGACTATGTGCCGTTTTACTTTACTCCTTTCTCGCCAATGCTGATGAATATTCGCAGCGGGCGTGGCGGCATTAAGCAGCGCCCCAATGAGGAAATCGTCATTCTGGTCAGCAGCCTGCGACACTTGGCGGCGCAGAAGGTCCCCTTCGTCTTTACCGACAGCCACGCCTACTATAATCTGGCAAATTACTATACCGATCTAAACAATCTGCATCGGATCGACTGGCCCATCTTACAAGCGCGGGATTTCCGTCGCGATCAGGACGATCTTGGCAAGTTTGAACGCTATCAGGCTGAGGCGTTAATCTGGAAGCACTGCCCAATCACACTGCTGGGCGGGATGATTTGTTACAACGATGGCGTCAGGTTACAATTAGAGCAGTGGATGTCACAACGCAATCTGTCAATGCCCGTTCACACACGGGCCGGGTGGTACTTCTCATGA
- the darG gene encoding type II toxin-antitoxin system antitoxin DNA ADP-ribosyl glycohydrolase DarG, whose protein sequence is MIAYTQGNLLDAPVEALVNTVNTVGVMGKGIALMFKERFPDNMKAYALACKQKQVMTGKMFITETGELMGPRWIVNFPTKQHWRADSRMEWIEDGLQDLRRFLSEEKVQSIAIPPLGAGNGGLNWPDVRARIESALGDLRDIEILIYEPTEKYQNVAKSTGVKKLTPARAMIAELVRRYWVLGMECSLLEIQKLAWLLQRAIELHQQEDVLKLRFEAHNYGPFSPNLNHLLNALDGTYLKAEKRIPDSQPLDVIWFNDREKEHVNLWLNNEAKEWLPALEQVSQLIDGFESPFGLELLATVDWLLTRGECLPTLDSVKEGLHQWPAGERWASRKMKLFDDNHLQFAINRVMEFHC, encoded by the coding sequence ATGATCGCATATACACAAGGCAATTTACTGGACGCGCCCGTGGAAGCACTGGTGAATACGGTTAATACCGTCGGCGTCATGGGTAAAGGCATCGCGCTAATGTTCAAAGAGCGCTTCCCCGATAATATGAAAGCCTATGCTCTCGCCTGCAAACAAAAGCAGGTCATGACCGGCAAGATGTTTATTACCGAAACCGGCGAGCTGATGGGGCCGCGCTGGATCGTCAACTTCCCAACCAAGCAGCACTGGCGCGCCGACTCCCGCATGGAGTGGATTGAAGACGGCTTGCAGGACCTACGCCGCTTTTTGAGCGAAGAGAAAGTGCAGTCCATCGCCATTCCTCCACTGGGCGCAGGCAACGGTGGCCTGAACTGGCCGGACGTCCGGGCGCGGATTGAATCTGCGCTGGGCGACCTTCGGGACATAGAAATCCTGATTTATGAGCCTACCGAAAAATACCAGAACGTCGCCAAGAGCACCGGCGTAAAAAAGCTCACACCCGCCAGAGCGATGATCGCTGAACTAGTGCGCCGCTACTGGGTGCTGGGCATGGAGTGCAGTTTGCTGGAAATCCAGAAGCTGGCATGGCTGTTACAACGCGCTATTGAACTGCACCAGCAGGAGGACGTGCTTAAGCTGCGCTTTGAGGCGCACAATTACGGTCCCTTCTCCCCCAACCTGAACCATCTGCTTAACGCGCTGGACGGCACCTATCTGAAAGCCGAGAAACGCATCCCGGACAGCCAGCCGCTGGACGTGATCTGGTTTAACGATCGGGAAAAAGAACACGTCAACCTCTGGCTGAACAACGAGGCCAAAGAGTGGCTACCGGCGCTTGAGCAGGTCAGCCAGTTGATTGACGGCTTTGAATCGCCGTTTGGTCTGGAGCTGCTGGCGACCGTTGACTGGCTGCTGACCCGAGGAGAATGCCTGCCCACGCTGGATTCCGTGAAAGAGGGGCTGCACCAATGGCCTGCGGGTGAACGCTGGGCCAGCCGTAAGATGAAGCTGTTTGATGATAATCATCTTCAATTCGCCATAAACCGCGTGATGGAGTTCCATTGCTGA
- a CDS encoding type I restriction endonuclease subunit R, with product MSTIGQRERATQQRLIEFFVNDLGYRYLGRSAGYAGDSNIDTDILSAWLKRRGVSDTLTTRVLRQLDSAAALGEGKKLYYANKEVYRLLRYGVKEKEGAGEQNQTVWLIDWAHPEANDFAIADEVTIKGEYSKRPDLVLYVNGIALGVIELKRSSVHVSEGIRQNLDNQKKTFIRNFFTTMQLVMAGNDTQGLRYGTIETPEKYYLEWKEENTDAYTHRLDFHLSRLCNKSRLLDIIHNYMAFDVGVKKLCRHNQFFGVEAAKQHIARREGGIIWHTQGSGKSLTMVWLAKWIRENVPNSRVLIVTDRTELDEQIESVFMGVDEDIYRTSSGNDLIATLNHPNPWLICSLVHKFGRRSEAEDAAATDDFITELQQSLTKTFRAKGDLFVFVDECHRTQSGKLHNAMTAILPEALFIGFTGTPLMKKDKKKSVEVFGPYIHTYKFDEAVADGVVLDLRYEARDIDQYLTSEKKVDDWFEAKTRGLSNLAKTQLKQKWGSMQKLLSSKSRLEQIVNDILLDMDTRPRLMDGRGNAMLVCSSVYQACKVFEMFSQTDLAGKVAIVTSFRPDAGSIKGEETGAGLTEKLFKFSTYRKMLADYFEQSEEKIAGRIAEFERDVKQRFINEPGQMRLLIVVDKLLTGFDAPSATYLYIDKTMADHTLFQAICRVNRLDGEDKEYGYIIDYKDLFRSLDKAITDYTTGAFDDYDRNDVDGLLKNRLEQAKLDLDSALEVVRSLCEPVKAPRILQDYQHYFCGQSGENQTTLGEKEALRLSFYQNVARLLRAYASLANEMPEAGYTEGEVESIRAEVTEFEKLRYEIKLTSGDLLDMKCFEPAMRHLLDMYVRADGSEVLMDFEELSLIELIVEKGAAATAALPDDIRNNEDAMAETIENNVRKTIVDENPVNPKYYGRMSLLLDELITLRRQNALDYQQYLERIRDLCKQIIRPEQTGGASYPSTMDTQAKRAFYDNFGHDEVLATRIDTTIRYTKKAEWIGDRFKERELARALREETASYNVNIDDVLELARKQKEYH from the coding sequence TTGAGTACCATAGGCCAGCGCGAACGCGCCACACAGCAGCGTCTGATTGAGTTTTTTGTTAACGATTTAGGATACCGCTATTTGGGGCGGAGCGCTGGATATGCCGGTGACAGCAATATCGACACGGACATACTGAGCGCATGGCTGAAACGGCGTGGCGTTAGCGATACGCTGACTACACGCGTGCTTCGGCAACTGGATTCCGCCGCCGCGCTGGGCGAAGGCAAGAAGCTGTATTACGCCAATAAAGAGGTCTATCGCCTGCTGCGTTACGGCGTGAAGGAGAAGGAAGGCGCGGGCGAGCAGAATCAGACTGTGTGGCTGATTGACTGGGCGCATCCTGAAGCCAATGATTTCGCCATCGCCGATGAGGTGACGATAAAAGGTGAATACAGCAAGCGCCCGGATCTGGTGCTGTACGTTAACGGTATCGCGCTGGGCGTGATTGAACTTAAACGCTCTTCAGTCCACGTCAGCGAAGGCATCCGGCAGAATCTCGACAATCAGAAGAAAACATTTATCCGCAATTTCTTTACCACCATGCAACTGGTGATGGCGGGTAACGATACGCAGGGGTTGCGCTACGGCACCATCGAAACGCCGGAAAAATATTATCTGGAATGGAAAGAAGAAAATACTGATGCATACACGCATAGGCTCGACTTCCATTTAAGCCGCCTTTGCAACAAATCAAGGCTGCTGGATATCATCCATAACTACATGGCCTTTGACGTTGGGGTGAAAAAACTCTGTCGCCATAATCAGTTCTTTGGCGTCGAGGCGGCTAAACAGCATATTGCCCGTCGTGAAGGCGGGATTATCTGGCACACGCAGGGATCGGGTAAAAGCCTGACGATGGTCTGGCTGGCAAAGTGGATCCGCGAAAATGTGCCGAATTCACGCGTGTTGATTGTGACCGATCGCACCGAGCTAGATGAACAGATCGAAAGCGTGTTTATGGGTGTGGATGAAGATATTTATCGCACCTCTAGCGGCAACGACCTTATTGCGACGCTTAACCATCCGAACCCGTGGCTCATCTGCTCTCTGGTGCATAAGTTTGGTCGTCGTAGCGAGGCGGAAGACGCTGCGGCAACCGACGACTTCATCACCGAGTTGCAGCAATCCCTGACGAAAACGTTCCGCGCCAAAGGCGACCTGTTTGTCTTCGTGGATGAGTGCCACCGCACGCAGTCCGGCAAGTTGCATAACGCGATGACCGCCATTCTTCCGGAAGCTTTGTTTATCGGTTTTACCGGTACGCCACTGATGAAGAAAGATAAAAAGAAATCAGTGGAGGTGTTCGGCCCTTATATCCACACCTACAAATTTGATGAGGCAGTGGCCGACGGGGTGGTGCTGGATCTGCGCTATGAGGCCCGCGATATTGACCAGTATCTGACGTCTGAGAAAAAGGTCGATGACTGGTTTGAAGCCAAAACGCGTGGCCTGTCGAACTTAGCCAAAACCCAGCTTAAACAGAAGTGGGGCTCAATGCAGAAACTGCTTTCCAGCAAGTCGCGGCTGGAGCAGATCGTTAACGATATTCTACTGGATATGGACACCCGACCGCGCCTGATGGATGGACGCGGTAACGCTATGCTGGTATGCAGCAGCGTGTATCAGGCCTGCAAGGTTTTTGAGATGTTTAGCCAGACCGATCTGGCGGGAAAAGTGGCGATTGTAACCAGCTTCCGTCCTGATGCGGGCAGTATCAAAGGTGAAGAAACCGGCGCGGGCCTGACTGAGAAGCTATTTAAATTCTCGACCTATCGCAAAATGCTGGCCGACTATTTTGAGCAAAGCGAAGAGAAAATTGCCGGGCGTATTGCCGAGTTCGAGCGGGACGTTAAGCAACGCTTTATTAATGAGCCGGGTCAAATGCGTCTGCTTATCGTGGTGGATAAGTTATTGACTGGTTTTGATGCGCCGTCTGCTACCTATCTCTATATCGATAAAACCATGGCAGACCATACGTTGTTTCAGGCGATTTGTCGGGTAAACCGGCTGGATGGGGAAGATAAAGAATACGGCTATATTATCGATTATAAGGATCTGTTCCGTTCGCTGGATAAGGCGATAACCGATTATACCACAGGCGCGTTTGACGATTATGACCGAAATGATGTTGATGGCCTGCTGAAAAATCGTCTGGAGCAGGCGAAGCTGGATCTCGACAGCGCGCTGGAGGTGGTTCGTAGCCTGTGCGAGCCAGTTAAGGCACCACGTATCTTGCAAGACTACCAGCACTATTTCTGCGGCCAGTCGGGGGAGAACCAGACTACACTGGGCGAAAAAGAAGCACTGCGCCTATCGTTCTATCAGAACGTCGCCCGTCTGTTACGCGCTTACGCCAGCCTGGCGAATGAAATGCCGGAAGCAGGTTATACCGAAGGAGAAGTGGAAAGCATTCGTGCCGAAGTCACTGAATTCGAGAAGCTGCGCTATGAGATTAAACTGACCAGTGGCGATCTACTGGACATGAAATGCTTTGAACCCGCCATGCGACACTTGCTGGATATGTACGTTCGCGCCGACGGTAGCGAAGTGCTGATGGATTTCGAAGAGCTAAGCCTGATTGAGTTGATTGTCGAAAAAGGCGCTGCAGCGACCGCCGCTCTGCCGGATGATATCCGCAATAATGAGGATGCAATGGCAGAAACCATCGAAAACAACGTGCGTAAAACCATCGTGGATGAAAACCCTGTTAACCCGAAATACTACGGGCGCATGTCGCTATTGTTGGATGAGCTGATTACCCTTCGCCGCCAGAATGCGCTTGATTACCAGCAGTATCTGGAACGCATCCGTGATTTGTGCAAACAGATCATTCGTCCGGAGCAAACCGGTGGGGCATCCTACCCAAGTACCATGGATACGCAGGCGAAGCGCGCGTTCTATGATAACTTCGGCCATGACGAGGTGCTGGCAACCCGTATTGATACGACGATCCGCTATACCAAAAAAGCGGAGTGGATTGGCGATCGTTTTAAGGAACGGGAGCTTGCCCGTGCGTTGCGCGAAGAAACCGCCAGTTATAACGTCAATATTGATGATGTTCTTGAGCTTGCGCGCAAGCAGAAGGAATACCACTGA
- a CDS encoding M48 family metallopeptidase, giving the protein MPIMQMGALRLQVNRKAIKNLHISVLPPDGKVRVSAPEHMTETAIRMAVASRFRWIRKQQQDFARQPRQSEREMVSGECHYLWGRKYRLFVIERQGRHEVKVAGNNKLQLYVQPGTSNENKELVLTDFYRHELKRQVAKLLPEWQARTGVTQTFWGIKKMKTFWGTCNTTTKRIWLNLELVKKPPECLEYILVHELVHLLERHHNERFRLHMDRFIPNWRDRRDLLNKMPLAFEAWEY; this is encoded by the coding sequence ATGCCGATCATGCAGATGGGCGCGTTGCGCTTGCAGGTTAATCGTAAAGCGATTAAAAATCTGCATATCAGCGTACTGCCGCCCGATGGTAAAGTCCGCGTTTCTGCCCCGGAACACATGACAGAAACAGCGATACGGATGGCGGTCGCGTCCCGCTTTCGCTGGATTAGAAAGCAGCAGCAGGATTTCGCCAGACAGCCGCGTCAGTCCGAGCGGGAGATGGTCAGCGGAGAGTGCCACTATCTTTGGGGCCGTAAATATCGCCTGTTTGTGATTGAGCGTCAGGGACGCCATGAAGTGAAAGTTGCGGGGAATAATAAACTCCAGCTTTATGTCCAGCCGGGAACCAGCAATGAAAATAAGGAACTGGTATTAACCGATTTTTATCGGCATGAACTAAAACGACAGGTTGCCAAATTATTGCCTGAATGGCAGGCCAGAACTGGCGTTACCCAAACGTTCTGGGGTATCAAAAAGATGAAAACCTTTTGGGGCACCTGTAATACCACCACAAAGCGGATTTGGCTCAATCTGGAGTTGGTCAAGAAGCCGCCGGAGTGTTTGGAGTACATCCTGGTGCATGAACTGGTTCATCTACTGGAGCGTCATCATAACGAACGCTTTCGTCTGCATATGGACCGGTTTATCCCCAACTGGCGCGATCGCCGAGATTTGTTAAATAAGATGCCGCTGGCGTTTGAGGCGTGGGAATATTGA
- a CDS encoding DUF7828 domain-containing protein: MAPRSLSFVRQIFLTLEGTGHLTGTRTAGNTPYNRYTCNLCCNKRRYHPKYGTERPWFEYTHGNPTEN; this comes from the coding sequence CTGGCACCAAGGAGCTTATCTTTTGTACGTCAAATCTTTCTTACCCTTGAGGGTACCGGTCATCTGACCGGTACCAGAACCGCGGGGAACACACCTTACAACCGTTATACCTGTAACCTCTGCTGTAACAAGCGGCGATACCATCCGAAGTATGGCACTGAACGACCGTGGTTTGAATATACTCACGGCAATCCCACGGAGAATTAG
- a CDS encoding helix-turn-helix transcriptional regulator: MTFITGFTQLTDKWFYKLIGDGLFPKPIKLGRSSRWRKSKVESWMQQRIADSRGE; encoded by the coding sequence ATGACGTTTATCACTGGCTTTACGCAGCTTACAGATAAGTGGTTCTACAAACTGATTGGGGACGGTCTGTTCCCGAAACCCATCAAGCTGGGGCGCAGTTCCCGCTGGCGTAAAAGCAAGGTGGAGAGCTGGATGCAGCAACGTATCGCAGATTCACGCGGGGAATGA
- a CDS encoding inovirus Gp2 family protein — MTNSKFGPLNSDYMSRITEVINKATKAHARTSVFTFVLRLPEYRDTGDSIVCAPNLKTGLMERFTGALRARITAHQQRRKREKSQVCPTDLRYAWVREVGTSGKSHYHAAIFVNKDTFHGLGDYSKVDHNLGSYISEAWLSALGLLDFPEYRTLVSFNNTPHHLESLRVDRFGQQYLGLWRHLSYFAKEHTKVYDKEERSFGGSVK, encoded by the coding sequence ATGACCAACAGTAAATTTGGCCCCCTGAACTCTGACTATATGAGTCGTATTACTGAAGTCATCAACAAAGCGACAAAAGCCCACGCCAGAACATCCGTTTTCACCTTCGTACTCAGACTGCCTGAGTACCGCGATACAGGTGACAGTATTGTCTGTGCCCCTAATCTGAAGACTGGTTTAATGGAACGCTTCACAGGGGCGCTGAGGGCGCGTATAACAGCCCATCAGCAACGACGTAAACGGGAAAAGTCTCAGGTGTGTCCAACGGACCTGAGATACGCCTGGGTGCGTGAGGTGGGGACCAGCGGTAAATCTCACTATCACGCAGCGATATTCGTAAACAAAGATACCTTTCATGGCTTAGGGGATTATTCAAAGGTAGACCATAATCTGGGGAGCTACATCAGCGAGGCCTGGCTAAGTGCATTAGGTCTACTCGATTTCCCTGAGTACAGAACGCTGGTTTCCTTCAACAACACGCCACACCATCTGGAGAGTCTTCGGGTGGACCGCTTTGGGCAACAGTACCTGGGATTATGGAGACACTTGAGCTACTTTGCCAAAGAACACACCAAGGTTTACGACAAGGAAGAACGCTCATTCGGGGGAAGTGTCAAATAA
- a CDS encoding helix-turn-helix transcriptional regulator has translation MNTSPALLNDQLVDMTFITAYTQCSDKWFYKLISEGRFPKPIKLGRSSRWLRSEVETWMQQRITDSRGN, from the coding sequence ATGAACACATCCCCTGCTCTGCTGAACGACCAGCTTGTCGATATGACATTCATTACGGCCTACACTCAATGCAGTGATAAATGGTTTTACAAACTCATCAGCGAAGGACGATTCCCCAAACCCATCAAGCTGGGCCGCAGTTCCCGCTGGCTAAGGAGCGAAGTGGAAACCTGGATGCAGCAGCGTATAACTGACTCGCGTGGTAACTGA
- a CDS encoding GTPase family protein: MSDSTLIGQIPEVPKQSLSRLPGVLSDELVERLLQCVHYEPVIGIMGKSGAGKSSLCNTLFRFPPANVDAVKGCTRRAQQYKTSDGLHALNIIDFPGIGETPTLDKMYAHLYQHWLNRLDLIVWVLKADDRAWSDDIRCYRQLVSQGAKPAHFLFVLSQADKIEPCREWDTATHQPSMRQQQNLREKVTQVNTVFSPVHPVLAVSASEGFNIPRWVETLITVLPDKASSAVTRQLEPEYRTEKVTNTAQEGFTRVVGDIFDESVEALLASHTLRKWLKQVRSRLLSLAKLLWHRFF, encoded by the coding sequence GTGTCAGACAGTACCCTTATCGGGCAAATTCCTGAGGTCCCGAAACAATCCCTATCCCGTCTCCCCGGCGTTCTGTCGGATGAGCTGGTAGAACGTTTGCTCCAGTGTGTTCACTACGAACCTGTGATTGGCATCATGGGAAAGTCGGGAGCGGGTAAATCCAGCCTATGTAATACGCTTTTTAGGTTTCCTCCTGCCAACGTGGATGCGGTAAAGGGGTGTACCCGTCGTGCTCAACAGTATAAAACCTCTGATGGTCTGCATGCTCTCAACATTATTGATTTCCCGGGGATCGGTGAAACACCCACGCTTGATAAGATGTATGCCCATTTGTACCAACACTGGCTGAACAGGCTGGATCTGATTGTCTGGGTGCTGAAAGCTGATGACCGTGCCTGGAGTGACGATATTCGTTGTTATCGGCAGTTGGTTTCACAGGGCGCAAAACCCGCCCACTTTCTGTTCGTCCTCAGCCAAGCCGATAAAATAGAGCCTTGCCGAGAATGGGATACTGCTACCCACCAACCTTCTATGCGGCAGCAGCAGAACCTACGGGAAAAAGTGACTCAGGTGAATACCGTATTTTCTCCTGTTCATCCTGTCTTGGCGGTTTCTGCCTCTGAAGGTTTCAACATACCTCGGTGGGTCGAAACCCTAATCACCGTTTTACCCGACAAAGCCAGCAGTGCGGTCACTCGTCAACTTGAGCCTGAGTATCGGACGGAGAAGGTGACCAACACGGCACAGGAGGGTTTTACCCGCGTTGTAGGTGATATCTTTGACGAAAGCGTGGAAGCCCTGCTGGCATCTCACACATTAAGAAAGTGGCTAAAACAAGTCCGCTCTCGACTGCTCTCTCTGGCCAAATTGCTCTGGCATCGCTTCTTTTAA
- the radC gene encoding RadC family protein produces the protein MNLTLSPVVTELPLSTQRTVKRALFLLETHLREPGTSFTSLGTVSDWLRLRMARLEREVFMVLWLDNQHRLLAHETLFTGSINSTEVHPREIVKAALQHNAAAVLLAHCHPSGHAEPSVADRQITGKIKDALALVEVRMLDHCIVGGMTVYSFAEHGLL, from the coding sequence ATGAACTTAACCTTATCCCCGGTGGTCACTGAACTGCCATTAAGTACGCAGCGTACTGTCAAACGTGCTCTGTTCTTGCTGGAAACACATCTGCGTGAACCGGGTACCTCATTCACGTCACTAGGTACCGTCAGCGATTGGCTGCGATTGCGAATGGCGAGGCTGGAGCGCGAAGTGTTTATGGTGCTCTGGCTGGACAATCAGCATCGATTGTTGGCCCACGAAACGTTGTTCACCGGCAGTATCAACAGTACCGAGGTCCATCCTCGTGAAATCGTGAAAGCGGCACTGCAACACAATGCTGCTGCGGTGCTTCTGGCGCATTGCCATCCCTCCGGCCACGCTGAGCCCAGTGTTGCCGACCGGCAAATCACCGGCAAGATTAAAGATGCACTGGCACTGGTTGAGGTCAGGATGCTGGATCACTGTATTGTCGGCGGCATGACGGTGTATTCGTTTGCTGAGCACGGCTTGTTATAG
- a CDS encoding type IV toxin-antitoxin system YeeU family antitoxin, whose product MPSIITSAWGLKRNFTPQFGARLVQEGDRLHFLADRADIRGTFSDAQVRDLDDAFPKFINHLELMLLSGELNPRYQHCVTLYHKGLTCEADSLGSHGYVYLAIYPTPQSTA is encoded by the coding sequence ATGCCATCAATCATTACCTCAGCCTGGGGACTTAAACGCAACTTTACTCCGCAGTTTGGTGCCCGCTTGGTACAGGAAGGCGACCGGCTGCATTTTTTGGCTGACCGTGCCGATATTAGAGGGACCTTCAGTGATGCGCAGGTACGTGATTTAGATGACGCCTTCCCGAAGTTCATCAACCATCTGGAACTGATGCTGCTCTCCGGTGAACTCAATCCCCGTTATCAACACTGCGTCACGCTTTACCACAAGGGACTAACCTGTGAAGCCGATAGTCTGGGTTCACACGGCTATGTGTATCTCGCCATTTATCCTACACCCCAATCCACTGCATAA
- a CDS encoding TA system toxin CbtA family protein: MQTLPVTPKRAAYACPSPVVVWQSMLTYLLEQHYGLALNDTEFSDDAVIHEHIDAGISLADALNFTVEKFDLVRIDRRGFSCQEQSPFITAIDILRARRATGLMARMGYQTITSVIRGEKQA, encoded by the coding sequence ATGCAGACCTTACCTGTCACCCCGAAACGGGCGGCTTACGCTTGCCCATCACCCGTTGTTGTCTGGCAATCCATGCTTACGTATCTGCTGGAACAGCATTACGGATTGGCGCTTAACGATACCGAGTTCAGTGATGACGCGGTGATCCACGAACATATTGATGCCGGTATCTCTCTGGCTGATGCGTTGAATTTCACGGTGGAAAAGTTCGACCTGGTTCGCATCGATCGCCGGGGGTTCTCCTGCCAGGAACAATCACCCTTCATCACGGCTATCGATATTCTCCGTGCCCGTCGAGCCACTGGCCTGATGGCCCGTATGGGTTACCAGACCATCACCTCAGTTATCCGGGGCGAAAAGCAGGCATGA